The Brasilonema sennae CENA114 genome includes a region encoding these proteins:
- a CDS encoding methylmalonic aciduria and homocystinuria type D protein yields the protein MQYPTVYTSAGGCPINLVGKRGQAVQISIHVPSLYICANREQILPDWKKQLFLWVVIVLQQSRYELVESTPKIETEKQRLREKFMRFGCDVAFNLRDRHYLTDLIDPRTGYPLLSRPGKILHDDTAAVKALLHYPVIQNKCRLLVHPKWGMAVYPGILISQAPPMIIEWVIKSIAPLHDWKIKDER from the coding sequence GTGCAATATCCGACAGTTTACACTTCTGCTGGAGGCTGTCCCATTAATTTGGTTGGCAAAAGGGGACAAGCAGTTCAAATTTCAATTCATGTTCCTAGTCTGTATATCTGTGCCAACCGCGAGCAGATATTACCAGATTGGAAAAAACAGCTTTTCTTGTGGGTGGTGATTGTTTTACAGCAATCAAGATATGAACTTGTAGAAAGTACACCGAAAATTGAGACAGAAAAACAAAGGTTACGGGAAAAGTTTATGAGATTTGGCTGTGATGTGGCATTTAATCTGCGCGATCGCCATTATTTAACAGACCTAATCGACCCCCGCACTGGCTATCCTTTGCTTTCCCGTCCAGGGAAAATTCTGCACGATGATACCGCAGCTGTAAAAGCTTTACTGCATTATCCGGTTATTCAGAACAAATGCCGTTTATTAGTCCACCCGAAGTGGGGAATGGCAGTTTATCCTGGAATTTTGATATCACAAGCTCCCCCAATGATCATAGAGTGGGTTATCAAGAGCATAGCCCCCCTGCATGACTGGAAGATAAAAGATGAAAGATGA
- a CDS encoding glycogen debranching protein, protein MRTIWVNEQLDPSGMIYACIACCNESQAKDCHESFKQNLTEEQKAWGWVARLRTVNSWDDVPVNALKLD, encoded by the coding sequence ATGAGAACTATCTGGGTAAATGAACAACTTGATCCATCTGGAATGATTTATGCCTGTATTGCTTGCTGTAACGAGTCCCAAGCCAAAGACTGTCATGAGTCATTTAAGCAAAATTTAACTGAGGAGCAAAAGGCATGGGGGTGGGTGGCGCGGTTGCGAACAGTTAATTCTTGGGATGACGTTCCGGTGAATGCTTTAAAGTTGGATTGA
- a CDS encoding hybrid sensor histidine kinase/response regulator: MHRNQGQEYKGNILVVDDTPDNLRLLSAMLTAQGYEVRKALNGKMGLMACQMVLPDVILLDINMPGVNGYELCQQLKDDERTCEVPVIFISALDDVLDKVKAFDVGGVDYITKPFSVAEVILRIENQINLRLLEIKLQEKNLLLQNALDDLKAAQVKQIQNEKMVALGQLVAGIAHEVNNPISFIYGNLEYVGQYMQELVGVISLYQQEYPHSTPKIEQIVQEIDLNFLMCDLKNLLGAMNRGADRIRHIVLALQKFSRVDEAQMKSVNIHEGIDSTLVMLQHRLKETTYRCPIVVVKEYDDNLPPVTCYASELNQVFLHILNNAIDALESTQAHSKWKMSSCSGGQMNTSLSSASHPKFHRIGEDEHKLCDQDICQWEDGQKIRPLHFTNSPTHDVSSTICPPVIRIRTELADDNTVKISITDNGFGMDESVRSRTFDPFFTTKPVGKGSGLGLAISHQIVVQKHQGQISCNSLPGEGAEFIIEIPVKHPNT; this comes from the coding sequence ATGCATAGAAATCAAGGTCAAGAATATAAAGGCAATATTCTAGTCGTTGATGATACACCAGACAACCTACGTCTGTTGTCAGCAATGCTGACTGCACAAGGTTATGAAGTTCGTAAAGCCTTAAATGGCAAAATGGGACTGATGGCGTGTCAAATGGTTTTGCCTGATGTCATTTTGCTAGATATTAACATGCCAGGAGTAAATGGGTATGAGCTTTGTCAGCAACTTAAGGATGACGAAAGAACTTGTGAAGTCCCAGTGATTTTTATTAGTGCTCTAGATGATGTGTTAGATAAAGTAAAAGCCTTTGATGTGGGAGGTGTAGACTATATAACTAAACCTTTTTCTGTGGCGGAAGTTATCTTACGAATTGAAAATCAGATTAACTTGCGTCTATTAGAAATTAAACTTCAAGAAAAAAATCTTTTGTTGCAAAATGCTCTTGACGATTTAAAAGCTGCTCAAGTTAAACAAATTCAAAATGAGAAGATGGTCGCATTGGGGCAATTGGTTGCCGGAATTGCCCATGAGGTGAATAATCCAATCAGTTTTATTTATGGCAATCTTGAATATGTTGGGCAATATATGCAAGAACTGGTCGGTGTGATTTCACTCTATCAGCAAGAATATCCACATTCGACACCAAAGATTGAGCAGATTGTTCAGGAGATAGACCTAAATTTTTTGATGTGTGACCTGAAAAACTTATTAGGTGCTATGAACAGAGGTGCCGATCGCATTCGGCACATTGTACTAGCGCTACAAAAATTTTCTCGGGTTGACGAAGCCCAGATGAAGTCGGTAAACATTCATGAAGGTATAGACAGTACTTTGGTGATGTTGCAGCATCGACTCAAGGAAACAACATATCGTTGTCCCATTGTTGTCGTAAAAGAGTATGACGACAATTTGCCGCCTGTCACTTGTTATGCTAGCGAACTGAACCAAGTGTTTCTGCATATCTTGAATAATGCGATCGATGCCTTGGAGTCAACACAGGCGCATAGTAAGTGGAAGATGTCGTCTTGTTCTGGTGGACAGATGAACACAAGTCTTAGTAGCGCAAGCCATCCAAAATTTCACCGAATAGGGGAAGATGAGCACAAGCTTTGTGATCAAGACATCTGCCAATGGGAAGATGGCCAAAAAATAAGACCATTACACTTTACCAACTCACCAACTCATGACGTTAGCTCCACAATTTGTCCTCCTGTGATTCGTATTCGTACAGAGTTGGCAGATGATAATACAGTCAAAATTAGTATCACTGACAATGGATTTGGTATGGATGAGTCAGTCCGATCAAGAACCTTTGACCCATTTTTTACGACAAAGCCTGTTGGTAAAGGCAGTGGACTGGGATTAGCAATCAGCCATCAGATTGTGGTACAAAAACATCAAGGGCAAATTAGTTGCAACTCCTTACCAGGAGAAGGAGCAGAGTTTATCATCGAAATCCCAGTCAAGCATCCAAATACATAA
- a CDS encoding NAD-dependent epimerase produces the protein MRVLVTGVAGFIGYHLAQRLVKEGVEVIGIDNLNDYYDVNLKKARLAQLDSQPGFTFEFLELSDRLEVAKLFQNYTFDYVVNLAAQAGVRYSLQNPWVYIDSNVTGFVNLLEGCRQSQIKHLVFASSSSVYGINTKVPFAVNDNVDHPISLYAATKKANELIAHTYSHLYHIPTTGLRFFTVYGPWGRPDMAYFKFVKAIQQGKPIDVYNFGKMQRDFTYIDDVVEGVFRVMLKPPQPKIANVANSHAPYRLYNIGNNNPVELMTFIEVIEKALGKKAVKNLLPMQPGDVPATYADVDDLMRDVGFKPSTPLEQGINCFVQWYQEYKQAE, from the coding sequence ATGAGGGTACTGGTTACTGGTGTTGCTGGATTCATTGGCTATCACTTAGCACAACGTCTTGTGAAAGAAGGTGTCGAGGTGATAGGCATTGACAACTTAAATGACTATTATGATGTCAACCTAAAAAAAGCTCGTTTGGCGCAGCTTGACTCGCAGCCGGGGTTTACGTTTGAGTTTTTGGAGTTAAGCGATCGCCTTGAGGTTGCGAAACTCTTTCAAAACTACACTTTTGATTATGTCGTCAATCTTGCAGCCCAAGCAGGCGTACGCTACTCTTTACAAAATCCTTGGGTTTATATAGATAGCAATGTTACAGGCTTTGTTAACCTTTTGGAAGGATGCCGCCAAAGTCAAATCAAGCACTTAGTATTTGCCTCTTCAAGTTCTGTTTACGGCATTAACACCAAAGTTCCCTTCGCTGTCAATGATAATGTTGACCATCCTATTTCACTGTATGCTGCAACTAAAAAAGCAAATGAACTGATTGCCCATACTTATAGTCATCTTTATCACATTCCAACAACTGGGCTACGCTTTTTTACAGTTTATGGTCCCTGGGGAAGACCCGACATGGCATATTTTAAATTCGTAAAAGCGATACAACAAGGCAAGCCCATTGATGTCTACAATTTTGGTAAAATGCAGCGAGATTTTACATACATTGACGATGTTGTCGAGGGCGTCTTTCGGGTGATGCTTAAACCACCTCAACCCAAGATAGCCAACGTAGCAAACAGTCATGCTCCTTACAGGCTTTATAACATTGGTAACAATAACCCTGTGGAATTGATGACGTTCATTGAAGTGATAGAAAAGGCGCTTGGCAAGAAAGCCGTGAAAAACTTATTACCGATGCAACCGGGAGATGTTCCTGCAACTTATGCCGATGTAGATGACCTGATGCGTGATGTTGGATTTAAGCCCAGTACACCCCTCGAACAAGGTATAAATTGCTTTGTGCAATGGTATCAAGAGTACAAACAAGCTGAATAG
- a CDS encoding peptidoglycan-binding domain-containing protein, translated as MAQDPNGIWIWKLSEIRADYLDKLVERKVQRVYLKVFDGKYQGKPTFWNWQCSPEIIQEFKSREIEVYGWGYHYGTADITRQIVKVRQALNCGLDGYIVDVEKEVEDPSTHTNLDKLLSAVRMIVKEGTLGYTTFGNPRLHPNVPWQILDKYCDLAFLQIYFEKFTFKPTTPEEVKDCLDAYKNLGLKKPILPVWDSESDTAKPATAAELQDYLNNYPGSSIWRIPKEGERGEAWNLTYSGFVLPVLRRNLRQGRIGDDVKAVQKVLNARGYNAGSADGNFGPQTEAAVKAFQKAAGLTVDGELGKLTWTTLGGKFDA; from the coding sequence ATGGCACAAGATCCCAACGGAATTTGGATTTGGAAGCTTTCAGAGATTCGTGCTGATTATCTGGACAAGCTTGTTGAACGAAAAGTACAGCGTGTTTATCTTAAGGTTTTTGATGGAAAATATCAAGGTAAACCAACTTTTTGGAATTGGCAGTGTTCTCCAGAAATTATTCAGGAATTTAAGTCTCGTGAGATCGAAGTGTATGGATGGGGATATCACTATGGTACTGCTGATATTACTAGACAAATTGTAAAAGTTAGGCAAGCTCTTAACTGTGGACTGGATGGCTATATTGTTGATGTAGAAAAAGAAGTAGAAGATCCAAGCACACATACAAATCTAGACAAGCTTCTTTCTGCTGTGCGTATGATCGTCAAGGAAGGAACTTTAGGATATACAACTTTTGGAAATCCTCGACTCCACCCTAATGTTCCTTGGCAGATTTTGGATAAGTATTGCGACTTAGCGTTCCTACAAATCTATTTTGAGAAGTTCACTTTCAAACCCACGACTCCAGAAGAAGTTAAAGATTGTCTAGATGCTTACAAAAATTTGGGTTTGAAAAAACCAATCTTACCCGTTTGGGATTCGGAAAGTGATACAGCAAAACCTGCAACAGCCGCTGAACTTCAAGATTACCTGAATAACTATCCTGGCTCATCAATTTGGCGTATTCCCAAGGAAGGTGAACGTGGTGAAGCTTGGAATTTGACATATTCTGGCTTTGTATTACCAGTACTTAGACGTAATCTTCGTCAAGGAAGGATAGGAGATGATGTCAAGGCTGTGCAAAAAGTGCTGAATGCAAGAGGGTACAACGCAGGAAGCGCAGATGGAAATTTTGGTCCTCAAACGGAAGCTGCTGTCAAAGCATTTCAGAAAGCAGCCGGTTTAACTGTAGATGGAGAGCTGGGTAAACTAACTTGGACCACTCTTGGTGGTAAATTTGATGCATGA
- the ldpA gene encoding circadian clock protein LdpA yields the protein MTHLLDPLRSLKQGHWFKLICGASYQHLPAVRSLTLAYTLAGADCIDVAADPAVIAAAKEGLQAASALSEVAGQQGFGLPGRSPLLMVSLNDGEDPHFRKAEFNSTECPKECDRPCERICPAQAIVFNSIKNESSGIISQKCYGCGRCIPICPYDIIYTRSYVSTPGAIAPLILSSGVDAVEIHTNVGRLTEFTRLWQAILPWVERLKLVAISCPDGDGLIDYLHALYNVIAPIPCALIWQTDGRPMSGDIGDGTTQAAVKLGQKVLAAKLPGYVQLAGGTNSYTVAKLKAMDLLKRAGEAYSSSSSSSSSIAGIAYGSYARVLLSPILEQLEAREVKNAYVQTTVRLEEEPELLAQAVSLAHSLVSQLKSQQ from the coding sequence GTGACTCATCTGCTAGACCCTTTACGATCCCTCAAACAAGGTCACTGGTTCAAGCTCATCTGCGGGGCCAGCTACCAACATCTGCCTGCGGTTAGAAGTTTAACACTAGCCTACACTTTGGCTGGCGCTGACTGCATAGATGTTGCCGCTGATCCAGCTGTTATTGCCGCAGCCAAAGAAGGGCTGCAAGCTGCCTCTGCCTTATCAGAGGTTGCTGGGCAGCAAGGATTTGGCTTGCCTGGAAGGTCTCCCCTGTTGATGGTTAGTCTCAACGACGGGGAAGATCCACATTTCCGCAAAGCTGAGTTTAATTCTACAGAATGCCCCAAGGAATGTGATAGACCATGTGAAAGGATTTGTCCAGCCCAAGCAATTGTTTTTAATAGTATAAAAAACGAATCATCAGGGATTATATCACAAAAATGCTACGGGTGTGGTCGTTGCATACCCATTTGTCCATACGATATAATTTATACAAGGTCATATGTATCAACGCCAGGAGCGATCGCACCATTGATCCTGTCATCAGGAGTAGATGCCGTAGAAATTCATACAAATGTTGGGCGTTTGACAGAATTTACAAGATTGTGGCAAGCGATTTTACCTTGGGTTGAGCGTTTGAAGTTAGTCGCCATCAGTTGTCCAGATGGAGACGGTCTGATTGACTATCTTCACGCCCTTTATAACGTAATTGCCCCCATACCGTGTGCTTTAATTTGGCAGACTGACGGTCGTCCGATGAGTGGGGATATTGGTGATGGTACCACTCAGGCCGCCGTCAAGTTAGGGCAAAAAGTCTTGGCAGCTAAATTACCGGGATATGTGCAATTAGCTGGTGGAACCAACAGCTACACTGTTGCCAAGTTGAAGGCAATGGATCTTCTGAAGAGAGCGGGGGAAGCTTATTCCTCTTCGTCCTCTTCCTCCTCTTCCATTGCTGGTATCGCTTACGGTAGTTACGCCCGGGTACTACTGTCACCAATTCTTGAGCAATTAGAAGCAAGGGAGGTGAAAAATGCTTATGTTCAAACAACTGTCCGCTTAGAAGAAGAACCAGAATTGCTCGCTCAAGCGGTTTCGCTTGCACATTCTCTCGTTTCCCAGCTCAAGTCACAGCAGTAG
- a CDS encoding R3H domain-containing nucleic acid-binding protein — protein MTIKDDLQKLLDILPQDLQQILEKHPQRDSLVEVVLDLGRRPEARFPNQAEYLGETPVTQEQIDDCIKRVGTFGADNRAGIEQTLHRISAIRNRSGKIIGLTCRVGRAIFGTIGMIRDLVETGKSILMLGRPGVGKTTALREIARVLADDFHKRVVIIDTSNEIAGDGDVAHPAIGRSRRMQVAHPEQQHQVMIEAVENHMPEVIVIDEIGTELEALAARTIAERGVQLVGTAHGNQIENLIKNPTLADLVGGIQAVTLGDDEARRRGTQKTVLERKAPPTFEIAVEMLERQRWVVHDSVADTVDTLLRGRQPSPQVRTVDDNGNVNVTRQLTAINGRGQTLGGEESFPAPARQTNGWRATGQMIPLPTLSGQQSQKSSGVSEFDRLLDESFNGFDGFDFDSTTTRHAGPNGEDLPLHVYPYGVSRSQLEQVVGVLSLPVTLTKDLDSADAILALRSHVKNHAKLRQMARARQIPIHMIKSSTLPQITRGLRRLLNMDDPEVNDDREMQLFLHSASDDEMDALEEARLAVEQIVIPKGQPVELLPRSPQVRKMQHELVEHYRLKSNSFGEEPNRRLRIYPA, from the coding sequence ATGACGATTAAAGACGATCTTCAAAAATTGTTGGACATTTTACCCCAAGATTTGCAGCAGATACTAGAAAAGCATCCTCAACGAGATAGCCTAGTAGAAGTGGTCTTGGATTTGGGTCGTCGTCCTGAAGCTCGCTTTCCCAATCAAGCAGAGTATCTGGGCGAAACACCGGTTACGCAAGAACAGATAGATGATTGCATCAAGAGAGTGGGAACCTTTGGCGCGGATAATCGGGCAGGAATTGAGCAAACCCTGCACAGAATTAGTGCCATCCGCAACCGCAGTGGTAAGATTATCGGCTTAACCTGTCGTGTTGGTCGGGCAATATTCGGCACAATTGGCATGATCCGCGATTTGGTAGAAACTGGAAAATCAATTCTCATGCTAGGACGCCCTGGTGTGGGTAAAACCACTGCACTACGGGAGATTGCCCGTGTTTTAGCGGATGATTTCCACAAGCGAGTAGTCATAATTGACACTTCTAACGAAATCGCCGGAGATGGTGACGTTGCCCACCCCGCGATCGGTCGCTCACGGCGGATGCAAGTGGCTCATCCAGAACAACAGCATCAAGTGATGATTGAAGCTGTGGAAAACCATATGCCAGAAGTCATCGTTATTGATGAAATTGGTACAGAACTGGAAGCCTTAGCAGCTCGTACTATTGCCGAACGAGGTGTCCAGTTGGTAGGAACTGCTCACGGTAATCAGATTGAAAACCTGATCAAAAATCCGACGCTTGCTGACTTGGTTGGTGGTATCCAGGCTGTGACACTGGGAGACGATGAAGCCAGACGGCGAGGAACTCAAAAGACAGTTTTAGAACGCAAAGCACCTCCCACTTTCGAGATTGCGGTGGAAATGTTAGAACGGCAACGCTGGGTAGTTCACGACAGCGTCGCTGACACAGTTGATACTCTCCTACGGGGGCGTCAGCCTAGTCCGCAAGTTAGAACTGTGGATGACAATGGCAATGTGAACGTCACTCGTCAGCTTACCGCAATCAACGGTCGTGGACAAACACTCGGTGGAGAAGAATCTTTCCCAGCACCAGCACGACAAACAAACGGCTGGCGTGCTACTGGGCAAATGATACCCCTACCGACATTGTCTGGTCAACAAAGCCAAAAGAGTTCTGGAGTTAGTGAGTTTGACCGCTTACTCGATGAATCCTTTAATGGTTTTGATGGCTTTGATTTCGACTCCACCACTACTAGACATGCAGGACCTAACGGCGAAGATTTGCCACTGCACGTATATCCCTATGGCGTTAGCCGGAGCCAATTGGAACAGGTAGTTGGGGTTCTTTCTTTACCAGTAACATTGACAAAAGATCTTGATAGTGCTGATGCTATATTGGCGTTGCGATCGCACGTCAAAAACCACGCCAAATTACGGCAAATGGCTAGAGCACGTCAAATACCAATTCATATGATCAAGTCCAGCACTCTACCGCAGATTACCCGAGGCTTGCGGCGGTTGCTGAATATGGACGATCCGGAAGTTAACGACGATCGCGAAATGCAACTGTTTCTCCACAGCGCCAGTGATGATGAAATGGACGCGCTGGAAGAAGCAAGACTTGCTGTAGAGCAAATCGTGATTCCCAAAGGACAGCCAGTCGAATTATTGCCCCGTTCTCCTCAAGTGCGGAAAATGCAGCACGAATTGGTAGAACACTATCGGCTGAAATCTAATAGCTTTGGGGAAGAACCAAATCGGCGTTTGCGGATCTATCCGGCTTAA